TGGGGGTCGAGCTGCAAGTGCTGGTCAACAGCAGCCGCAACGCCCTGGCCCTGCCGGACGCCCGGCAGCCGGCGTTCCAGCTGCGCCAGGCGGTCAACGACACCCGCGGCCAGCTGTCGGAACTGCTGGCGCGCAGCGTCAGCCGCAAGGCCCTGGACCAGGACCTGAGCAGCGACGACCGCCAGGCGCTGCTGAATTTCCTCAAGGTCTACGGCGACCTCAACGCCGACCTGCAGTACAAGGGCTCGGTGCGCTCGGGCTACAACCGCATCCCCGGCGCCGGCGACCAGACCGGCATCACCCGCGACCCGCTGTCGCTGCAGACGCTGCTCAACCCCAAGCTGTGGGGCGCGCTGGTGTTCGACGAGATCCCCGAGTTCTCCACCACCATGTTCCAGCCGGTGGGCGGCATGGACCGCATTCCCCTGGCGTTCTACGCCAAGCTCAAGGACGCGGTGCGCTTCCACGCCGAGGTCAGCGATATCCAGACCTCGGAACACGGCAGCCGCATCACCTACAAGGATCGCCAGAGCGGCAAGACCCAGACCCTGGACGCCGACTACGCTATCGTCACCGTGCCGCTGCCGCTGCTCGCGCGGCTGCCGAACAACTTCACTGCGCCGTTCAAGGAGGCGATCCGCACGGCCCAGAGCGACCAGGCGAACAAGGTGGCGTGGCAGTCGCCGCGCTTCTGGGAGACCGACTTCAACATCTATGGCGGGCTGTCGTACCTGGACCACGAGGTCAAGGGCCTGTGGTACCCCAGCGACCGCCTGAACAGCGAGCAAGGCATCCTGATCGCCGCCTACAACATCGCCGAGGCCGCCCAGGCGTTCTGCCAGAAACCCCTGGTCGAGCAGTTCGCTTCCTCGCGCCAGGCGGTCGAGCTGCTGCACCCCGGGCACAGCGCCAAGCTGCACAAGCCGGTGGCGATCAACTGGTCCAAGGTGCCCTTCAGCAAGGGGCCGTGGATCGTCAACGACGAGGTCGGCGAGCACGCCTACCAGATCCTCAACCAGCCCCAGGGCCGCACCTACCTGGCCAGCGACGCCCTGGCCCACGGCGGCGTCGGCATCTGGCAGAACAGCGCCGCCGACTCGGCGCGACGCATCGTCAGCCTGATCGGCCGCCATGCCGAACGCCAGCAGGCGGGTGTCGCCGCCTGACTGTTCCCACTGACCTCCAGCCGATTTTTTTAAGCGCAAGAAGGACCGACCGATGAAAACCATCACTCTGCTCACAGGACTGCTCATGACCGCCACCGCCTTCGCCAGCCACGCCGACGAGATCAAGCGCATCGCCCTGCCCAACTCCGACTTTCCGATTTCCCTGGCGGTGGCGGTGCCGGCGCAGACCGACCTGCTGTTCGTCAGCGGCCTGCTCGCCGACTTGCACGACCCCAAGGCGCCCAAGGATTCCTTCGCCGCCTATGGCGACACCGCGACCCAGACCACCTCGATCCTCAACAAGCTCAAG
This portion of the Pseudomonas sp. MRSN 12121 genome encodes:
- a CDS encoding RidA family protein: MKTITLLTGLLMTATAFASHADEIKRIALPNSDFPISLAVAVPAQTDLLFVSGLLADLHDPKAPKDSFAAYGDTATQTTSILNKLKGVLNSQGLGLGDVIQLRVFLVGDPAKGGKLDFAGLQQGYTPFFGSAEQPNKPARTAIQVVALPLPGGLVEIEAVAARKP
- a CDS encoding FAD-dependent oxidoreductase; protein product: MAFTRRQLISRIAAVGGYSAAVGALDALGLAPRAVAAGFTPLQLGSSGNGKHVVVVGAGISGLVSAYELRKAGFTVTILEARERVGGRNWTLRRGSKVEFDDGISQTVDFDEGQFFNAGPARIPSHHQTLLGYCRELGVELQVLVNSSRNALALPDARQPAFQLRQAVNDTRGQLSELLARSVSRKALDQDLSSDDRQALLNFLKVYGDLNADLQYKGSVRSGYNRIPGAGDQTGITRDPLSLQTLLNPKLWGALVFDEIPEFSTTMFQPVGGMDRIPLAFYAKLKDAVRFHAEVSDIQTSEHGSRITYKDRQSGKTQTLDADYAIVTVPLPLLARLPNNFTAPFKEAIRTAQSDQANKVAWQSPRFWETDFNIYGGLSYLDHEVKGLWYPSDRLNSEQGILIAAYNIAEAAQAFCQKPLVEQFASSRQAVELLHPGHSAKLHKPVAINWSKVPFSKGPWIVNDEVGEHAYQILNQPQGRTYLASDALAHGGVGIWQNSAADSARRIVSLIGRHAERQQAGVAA